The following nucleotide sequence is from Diospyros lotus cultivar Yz01 chromosome 3, ASM1463336v1, whole genome shotgun sequence.
AAGAAAGTTGATCTTATATaggcatttaaaaatttttctaTTGGCTTTAAAAGATTCTTACTaatgcatttttcattttaaccatcCTCCCTTAATTCCAGGagtaaaattttcattaatttcccCATCTTTTTGAATGATCAGTCCGAGGTATATGAACTAATCTTTTCATGATTTTGACCTTCAAGTTTTTATCATAACATTATCACTTGTAATTTTACATAACTAGATCTATATGTCCTATTTAATTTCAATGTACTCAATTTGAaacctttaaattttaaaatttttccataTCTCGAGTTTAGTATTTATGTACTCTTTATCTTACCAATTAAGAACATGTCTTTTGCAAATAACATAAACCAAGGCACCTTTTCTTGAATATgcttagtgagttcatccattgtTAAGGCAAAGAGATAAGTGCTTAATACAAATCCCTTatgtaatccaattgtaattggaaAAGCTAATCAAGTTCTACACTTGTTTTGCCACATGTCTACCCTATTATACATCTCTTTAAAAGCATGAACATAAACAATTAggactcttttcttctttagCACCCTTGCgtaaatctataaacaccacCTATAagccctttttcttttctctatatCTTTCTATTAGGCATCTTAGGAAGTATGCAACTATCATTTTTTTCCCTACCACACATTAAACCCAATAGGTTTTCAAAAACCTTGGTTCTCTTCTTAATCTTTCCTCACTAACCCACTCCCAAAGTTTCATAGCGTAGCTCGTTAGCTTGATTCCTCTACAATTTCCCCAACATTGAacatatcaattattttttaaaaatttgcacaaggatcacattaaataatttcataaagtAAAAAATGCTCTCTGCTCCCATGCATTTCTATGCTTCTATTTGAGTATTATTGAGTCCAACAACTTTATTACTATTCATCTTTTTCAAGacttgtttttatttcatttggacataTATGTCTATGGTATATGTAATTCTTATATTCTTCAAgaattactaaaatgccccaGCATAGCACTTGTTTCTTCACCTTCACTCAATGACTTTGAGAAACAAgtcttccatctctccttattCACCTCCCTCATTTACAAGTACCATTTTGCTTTCATCTTTGatgcatttcacttggctcAAATCCCTAGTTCTTTCTCTTGCCTTAGCTAGTTTATACACATCTATTTCCccattttttgtatcaaatCATTGGTATGAattaatataaacttttgaCTATACTTCAATAATTGTCCTcgttgcttcttttttttttttttttttttttgttgccaaTATCTACCTCATAACTTCTCATGGTTATGGCATTTTTGTAATTCTTGTAACAAGCTCCCATAGCTTTGATTTTTGGTTGTACTACTTCaatccaccaccaagactctttTGGATATGAGACCTTCCCCTTTTAACTCTTCAAACACCATTCTTGCCATATGTTGAATAGCAATAGataggaaaaatgaaattttctaaTCGTGGTTCaatgaaaacattaaaatttcATTACTCAACTACTTTTTTATCTTGACGAAAACGAAGAcattagaaaattcaaaatgcctaaATTTCACAAGTACTAGCtaagaccaaaaaaaaatatcactaaatgTAAGCCCCATCTAAGTTAATAGAATGGTTTCAGGTGAATCTTTTCTCAGAACAATTTATCTTCAACATGAGTGGATTATGGAACTACAATAATATTTCAGATAATGGCTGACAGACTAATGCAAAGATCCATAGCAGGTAAGATAAGTGAGagcatgtaaaaatatttgaaaaaagaaaaaatttccaACATCAATGACATATATCTTATGAATTACAGAAAGATACCTGATAACATCTCGGAATCTCAGGTAGCATATATGAACCATGGGTTAGTGCTTCAACAAGCAAAGAAGGatcaagaaatgagaaattcaATAAGGACTCTAGGTATTTGATGTTAACATGCCTCTCGGGTTGAACTGGAAATTGCCTCACATATGGTATGTTGATGAAATCCACCTTCATACCAAGCCAATCCATAAATGACAAGGCAGCATATTCCCCACCTGTGCTGAGGAATGCACCAATAAGTGCCTCCACAACATCAGCTACTGTTTTACCTTTCATTTTCCTCATTCCCCGATTAAAGATTTTCCTCGTTCCAGAAAGAAACTCTTCATCTAATGTATATTGTCCAGATCTATCACCAGGAATTATCCACACTTTTGGATCAAAAGGTTCATTTCGAATGAAGCCCTACAGTTAAAAGGTACAAAAGCAAAACGTATGCTTACAAATCCTAGAAAATACAACACAATAGAAACACagaattgaaaaatcatttcAGTTATGCAACAACAGAACCCTGATGAGAGAATAAACATTTAACAGATATGTTGCCACTCCAAAGcactatattatttttaacaaaaaacaGATTTGTTAGCAATAGATCAAGTTCGAGAACTCAAACAAATCCATATGACCACCAATTTCACAAAGACTCAGTCCTAATCAATGATATTCAACAAAAATCTACACAAACATTCCAACACCAAAATGAGAACTTACAAGCATACAAATTCCAGCCACTTGGCATTGGCCCAAAAATCGTCTTTTCATCATGCCATTCAAAATCCTCTATAGCAATATTATAAGCACAGAAAATCAGAGAACATAGTGCCTTTTGAAACTTTAGGGGCTCAAACTTAGGATAACTGTTCAGTCCATATCATGTACCATTAATATAAACAACATATAAAGCAACTATCACAAATAAAACCAAAGTTGAATAATGATAATGTTGCCTAGAATGTCATTATCAAGATGTAATTCCCTGAACAGATAACAAAAACCTGTTGAGAATCTTCTTTACATTCAGATATCAAATCGATGAAAACCCAGAATATCCCACCTCTGTGTGGGACAAAAACTAATTTCCACAGAAAAGGGCATCCAATGCATTAGGCTCCAAAATTTCTGAGGATCAAGGGAGGGATTGTTTTTTATTGCAGCCTTTAACCTTGCTTTGTAAAAAGGTTGTTTcaacaatacaaatccataaGGACCTACCTTACACCCTCAGGTGGGGGGCACCAACTTCTACAGAGGACTGAATTAAGAAAACAGCATGAAAGAATGTGACATGAATAAAATAGGCCTGCAAACTCATGCAAGTTGACATTCTAAAGATTACTTTTTAAGATAGAAGATTAAAGTCAGACTgcagaaaaagggaaaaaaaacaaaaatacatggaaatAGTAAAACTGAAGGCACTTGTTCCAAGTATTACAGCCAGATTATAATTAGTAAAAGCTTACCGGAAGTTTGCGGTCACATCCAAGCTTGCATAGTGCAgcattagaaattaatttatctttcttcaaACTAAGCATTCCCTCATGTTGGATTTGATAAGTTTTAAATAGCTGTTGACAGACCGCATATTTAAGGAAAGAGTCCCCCAAGGTCTCCAGTGATTCGAGATGAAATTTCTCCTGGCACTTTTTGGTTGTAATTGCTTCCAAGACCTACATGAATGTGTTAGACAGGTTACCAGAAATACAAAGGGATATTcaacaaaataaaggaattttaaataattaaccaAATTATTTAactcaaagaaaattaatagTCAATAAGGCAAAAAGCATTGCCATAGATcctcaagaaagaaaaatgtattgTAAGACAAAGCAACAAAGTCTAATTCAGGTAAGCATGTCATCATGTATTATATAGTTGTATAGGAACAAGTCAGTTAAAACATTTACAGATGCATTTCTTAATCATAAACCAAGTCTAAAGCTTAAGAATACGACATCCCTTTGTTAGAATCAGAAAACTATCATACATCAAGCTCCAATTAAACAATCCTCCACCATCCTGTAAAGAGTTCAAACATCACTTCAAATAGGGCAAGTTAGTTAAAAGTGTGAACCGATAGTCAAAACAGATTGCTAGAGCgcatttttattgttattcCACATGGTAATCATAAATTAGAATGGGACTTCATAGAGTGGGTTCAGACTCAACACTTGAACTAATGCATGCATAAATTGCCTTCTTCGCAACTTTTGAAGGCAAGCATTGTACAGTGCTTATTACGAAACAGTATgccaaattaaataattattggttTCAAAGCAACAGATAGGGGAACATACCTTGGCAGTTGGAATAATAACATTTTGCGTGCAGTGATCCACATGCAACTTTTTCAAGTTGATAGCAATAAGCAAACACTCGATCCGATGCATGATAGATGGCAGATATGAGAAAGAATATATGGTGCCAAGGGATATAGGAGACATCACGATGACACAAAGTTCAGGAGGCAGTTCAACAGATGAGTTACTTGATTCtagccacaaaaaaaaaatagttattagccacaaatgaaaacacaaaatagtGAAACAAAAATGCATGAATTCCATTGACTCATGTTCTGTTTTACACATTGGTAGGCACTTCAAAATAGGTGACCAATCTATATCcaatataaaattcatttaacacTTCAAACTACAAATCTAGGCATGTCTATATATGACAGATAACCTATAAGACACATTGCTATCGTGTGTCCAGCAGCAGTGACAGCAGCAGTGACTTGAATTATGTTAACTGCAAATGCTTTCATAAGGATTTTGTTTGgtgttagtatttttttttgggaccaaaaggtgaaatccctcacACCCCGGGTCGgtgatttgtatttttaaattgtaatatgatGGATTAGACCTGATCCTGCCTAgaaggattaaggcttgtgattgttgttctTGTCTTTGTAATAATATGATGAATTAGATCTATGACCTTTTTTctggttaatttatttatttttcattctgaaatatcattttttataaaaatacatttctcATACCCCTACAATTCTACATTGACATTATTCCATATTATTGCATCCAAATCTAATCCAACATCCCTATCTATATCTTATCCATATCCACACCCCCACACTTCTTTGGGTGGAGATCCTCAACAAGATGAGGGGGGTTCCACCACACTTATTGTGGCAGGAGATGGTGGTCAGAAAGAGAATCAAATAGCAACAGTGGTGCCAAGGGATTGGTCATATACCAACTATCCACTTCCCTCATTAGCATCCAATTCAATGCTTCAATGGATATGATTGGATCATTCAATGAGGGTACTTAGTGGGCTGATGGGTCATTTGGCAGCCATGAAGAGTCTGGGATGGGGAActgaaaacagaaagaaaatgagCAAAGATAaagagaataaaacaaaaataaaaatagccagTTGAGTAAATTCACTATGTTAAACAGCCAAATAGTTTACATATACACACTGAGTTAACTACATTCTCCCTCTCAAAAAGATACATGATCTTACTCTTCCATCAGCCAACCTCTAACGACAGGTACAAATGCATTACATAAAAGCCACAGGAAAGATGGATGTAATTTGTGCTATTTGAATAGCAAGAAGACATACGGAAAGGGAACAACATCGTAAAGAAGCAAAAACTTGAACTATTTGAATAGTAAGAAGGCATATGTAAAGGTAACAAGATCGCAAAGAAGCAAAAACAGAAAATACCATCAAGTAAAAGAAAATGCATCTGATAACGAAGATCCAAcatatttaatctttttttttttttcacagtTCTTCCATATTAATGGGCACAAACTATTCTCAACATATCATACCCAGTATCTAAATTGTATAGGGACaataagaaaattcataatgccAATTTACTGCATTATGTAACTTCGCAAAATTAAAGagcaaaaaattgaaacaaagaaTGTCAAGTTCTAATAATTAGCCTACATTCTTgtacaacaattttttttcagATTTCAGAAATGGCAAATAATCTATTGACTGCAAAAGATGGTTTCAGTCCAAACAGTTGGTTCAAATAATGCAAAATATTAGAGCATGAACAAAGCACAGTCTTTCCTTACTacaaacttttatttaaatgacCATGACGAGATAAATTCCACGGGTAGATATAGACTTGCATATACATAGAACACATAGGGTAAGGTAAGGCAAGTAAGCAAACAAACCTCTTTCTTCGAGTTTTTTACGCCTCTGAAGGCAATTTTGCACAGGAAAAATATGTTTGCCTATAAGCAGTGATTCCCTTTCAAAGCACAAGTCAATTCCATACCTGTGATAAAGTTTAGGATAGAGTTACTGTTTTCTGTTCAtgtaaaaaatatcaatcaCTTCATTCCAAAAAACACCAACAAAGACCATCACATCAATTAACAAAAGAGATATTAAAATCAATAGTTTTCACAAACCGTGATTTATAGTATTGTTTGTAAGACATGACTTCCCCACTCCTCATCCTCAGCAACGAGTTCCCATCCAAATTATCTGAAGTTCGAGTGATACAATAAACATAACCATTATGAGGTGTGTATACCAAGGAATTTTCCAACATGCAGCTGCACACCAAATCATTCTTAGTATGCACAAGGCAGCTGGAACTCTTGGGACGGTAACAGGTAGTATTATGATCCCTGAGCTTTTCATAAGGAAAAATCACGGAACTAACGCATTTCCAATTGACAACCAACGGATTATGAGGTGGGCCGCTACAGGGGAGCAACAGATAGTCAATTGAATAACCTTTCCTTGAATTATATGCACTCAGAACCTCCGTCAGCTTAATCAAATTGTGATCAAAAAGAACTCTAAGCAGAGAGATCTGAAACCTTTGGCACAAAAGCACCTGTCCAAAAATTTGATGATCAAAAAATAATCTATGCAAAAATGTCTTCATACTGATTAATTATCTATATAGCAAACAACTTACTTAATCCAcaataaaaaccaaaaaatagTTCAGACCATAAAAAGTGTACAGTACCTGCTCAGAACTAAGGCTCATTTCTCCAACATATTTTACCCGGACAGACAGGTTGCCCTTATCCACTTCTAAATCAAAAGTAATCTTCTCATCATCAAGTTCAAGCTTAGTCATGATACCGAGTACAATATGATGAAGTGGGACATTATACTCAAAGCTCCTTTGTATCTCAATCAAGTAGCAACAGAATGACCTTGTAGAATTGTTTTCACAATGACCAACCAACTCAGATGGAAAGTAGTTAGCTCGATCATCGACATACGGTTCACAGCCTAATACAGAAATATAGtcttaatgaaaaataaaaataagaaatgatggaaaagaaaTAGTAACTTGAATATTATAAATTACCCAATTCCTGTGCATCAGCTTCCTCCACAACAATATCTGGCACTAGATTATCATTTAATGCCCCAATCTGATGAAGCCGTTTGCACGCCTCTAAGCATGCAAGTTGCTTTACAGTTTTGATGTTGCCTTTCACACTAACAGGTTCTAAGTTGCAACTTTTAGGGAATATCAACGTGCAAAGTTGCAAATTCTTATCTATTTCAAACAAAGGAGAGGGTTTAAAATACCTGCAATCAGAAAACAAGGAATATACAGTTCATAGCTGCACACTACAAACAAGTTTAAGATTGcatgatgaaaaataaacaaactaGAGTACTATAAACAATGAGAAATTTAGTGCTTGAACAAACCCATCAGCCGGGAGCCGGGAGCAATAGAAATACAGCAAAGCCACGCTAGAACTTAGAGTTACAACTGCTCCTGTGCTTTCAACACGATAAAAAGCCTCCTTAAACAATTCGCTGTTAGGATGTCCGCAAGGAAGGTGAGAATGGCACAGTGCTTCCTCCCTCATGATGTCTCCACTAGCAAGATAATTCTGCATTCGATTGAGTGTAACAGTATCCCCACTACCAACCCAAccagaaaagagaaaaatgataaataGCAACTTCACCAGTGAAATCTTTACCAATTCTAAGCAATCATAGTGACATCCACAGAACAGATAAAGTAGAAATCATTTCTTATGCATACCTCCTCACCATCAACAAAAAATCTGAGTTCTGCATCCGAGCACGACCCCGGGACTGAATAAAACTACAGACTGTAGCCGACGGATCAAATCTAATAACAAGATTGCAGCTTTGAACATCCAAACCCTCTTCAAGAATTGAGGTTGCAACAATAATGTTCACCTGCAAATAAGCCATGGCATATAAGCAGTATTAACTGGTGACATACAGATCATATTATTCAAATGAATTAAAACCTACCATGCCCTTGCGAAATTCTTCAACAATTTCGTTTTGTATATTTCTACTCTGTGACTGGAAAACAGAGTGATTCCCTGCAGTATACTTTGTCTTCCAGCCAGTTAGTTTAGGCAGCAATTCACTCAACAGAATTTGAAGAACAACAGCAGTAATAACCCTTTCTACAAAAATTATACATCGCAAATCCTTCACAACCCTACATAAAATAACACAAGAAATCTCATGTCATGACATGTAAATAAATGATGGAATATATTTGAACTGTTTAGTAAGATTTGTTttgctaatttaatttatctttttagttAAACTTTAGACTATAAAtacccacatagtgggataaaggcttgttatgttgttatttagcCTATAAGTATGCATTAATGATGTACTCAGAGAAGGCAATTCATTTGATTATAATTGTGATTTCTTCCCTTTCTAAATTCACTCTCTCAGGTCTCCCAATCCctctctacttcttcttccccttccctttctctccaACAGTTCTTCTCTTCCCTTCTCAAATTTTCTACAAATTCTTGTTGTCCCTCATAAATCCATGTCTTAGTTTTACATAGCAAACATGAAATAAACATGGTGAAATACTAAAAGCTCATGGTGAAAAGATTGAATATCTTGGATACAGATTGAAGAGTCAAATGATCATAATGCCAACAACATTGATGAGACATGGTGCTCACTCTTTCAAAGAGAGAATGTccagaaaaatatgaaaagtttcGCTCCCACAAACAATGAAAATGAGACAGGAATGGCCAACATTGATGTAACTAATGAGGAAAGtggaaaaataatcaaagaattAGAAGTGAAGACATTGAAATCAGAAGAAGTACAAGGGAAGCAGCTTTTTTCTGCCATGAAGCAAATAAACAACAATGCTACCATGCATTCAATTTCCTTTCCCCTAAAGAAACTAAAGAATACAATGATAAGTTCATCAATATCATTGTTCAAGGAACTCAAATCTTTACAAGCTGGATATTGTAGATTCCTGAACAAAATTCATATTCATACATCTTTCGGCTTGTAGTCTTAGTTCATTC
It contains:
- the LOC127796164 gene encoding endoribonuclease Dicer homolog 2-like isoform X2, producing the protein MEEVETATSGSREILSGPLPFARSYQMEALAKAIKQNTIVFLGTGSGKTLIAIMLLRSYAYLLRKPSRNIGVFLVPTVVLVPQQAEAVAMHTDLKVGKYWGEMGVDYWDARIWSQQVDNYEVLVMTPMILLNALRHRFLSLDMIKVLIFDECHNARGRHPYTCIMTEFYHRQLQNNNSQLPRIFGMTASPVKAKGSSLASTYRSQILELENLMNSKVYTVVNESVLAKYIPLSTPKLKFYEHLDIPDALFNGLANDLKSLEKKHESALQESYIAKSAADAARRRLSKLVSTFSFCLSELGVWLAMKAAESLSCDETDIFSWGKLDVCAETIVKDFSLDVSKVFSTYIPSGQRWSIGDDLNADMVAGYLSSKVIYLIKYLLDYRVVKDLRCIIFVERVITAVVLQILLSELLPKLTGWKTKYTAGNHSVFQSQSRNIQNEIVEEFRKGMVNIIVATSILEEGLDVQSCNLVIRFDPSATVCSFIQSRGRARMQNSDFLLMVRSGDTVTLNRMQNYLASGDIMREEALCHSHLPCGHPNSELFKEAFYRVESTGAVVTLSSSVALLYFYCSRLPADGYFKPSPLFEIDKNLQLCTLIFPKSCNLEPVSVKGNIKTVKQLACLEACKRLHQIGALNDNLVPDIVVEEADAQELGCEPYVDDRANYFPSELVGHCENNSTRSFCCYLIEIQRSFEYNVPLHHIVLGIMTKLELDDEKITFDLEVDKGNLSVRVKYVGEMSLSSEQVLLCQRFQISLLRVLFDHNLIKLTEVLSAYNSRKGYSIDYLLLPCSGPPHNPLVVNWKCVSSVIFPYEKLRDHNTTCYRPKSSSCLVHTKNDLVCSCMLENSLVYTPHNGYVYCITRTSDNLDGNSLLRMRSGEVMSYKQYYKSRYGIDLCFERESLLIGKHIFPVQNCLQRRKKLEERESSNSSVELPPELCVIVMSPISLGTIYSFSYLPSIMHRIECLLIAINLKKLHVDHCTQNVIIPTAKVLEAITTKKCQEKFHLESLETLGDSFLKYAVCQQLFKTYQIQHEGMLSLKKDKLISNAALCKLGCDRKLPGFIRNEPFDPKVWIIPGDRSGQYTLDEEFLSGTRKIFNRGMRKMKGKTVADVVEALIGAFLSTGGEYAALSFMDWLGMKVDFINIPYVRQFPVQPERHVNIKYLESLLNFSFLDPSLLVEALTHGSYMLPEIPRCYQRLEFLGDSVLDYLITLHLYQKYPGLSPGLLTDLSYLWQQLLDGNRKQLCPRYLEML
- the LOC127796164 gene encoding endoribonuclease Dicer homolog 2-like isoform X1, which translates into the protein MEEVETATSGSREILSGPLPFARSYQMEALAKAIKQNTIVFLGTGSGKTLIAIMLLRSYAYLLRKPSRNIGVFLVPTVVLVPQQAEAVAMHTDLKVGKYWGEMGVDYWDARIWSQQVDNYEVLVMTPMILLNALRHRFLSLDMIKVLIFDECHNARGRHPYTCIMTEFYHRQLQNNNSQLPRIFGMTASPVKAKGSSLASTYRSQILELENLMNSKVYTVVNESVLAKYIPLSTPKLKFYEHLDIPDALFNGLANDLKSLEKKHESALQESYIAKSAADAARRRLSKLVSTFSFCLSELGVWLAMKAAESLSCDETDIFSWGKLDVCAETIVKDFSLDVSKVFSTYIPSGQRWSIGDDLNADMVAGYLSSKVIYLIKYLLDYRVVKDLRCIIFVERVITAVVLQILLSELLPKLTGWKTKYTAGNHSVFQSQSRNIQNEIVEEFRKGMVNIIVATSILEEGLDVQSCNLVIRFDPSATVCSFIQSRGRARMQNSDFLLMVRSGDTVTLNRMQNYLASGDIMREEALCHSHLPCGHPNSELFKEAFYRVESTGAVVTLSSSVALLYFYCSRLPADGYFKPSPLFEIDKNLQLCTLIFPKSCNLEPVSVKGNIKTVKQLACLEACKRLHQIGALNDNLVPDIVVEEADAQELGCEPYVDDRANYFPSELVGHCENNSTRSFCCYLIEIQRSFEYNVPLHHIVLGIMTKLELDDEKITFDLEVDKGNLSVRVKYVGEMSLSSEQVLLCQRFQISLLRVLFDHNLIKLTEVLSAYNSRKGYSIDYLLLPCSGPPHNPLVVNWKCVSSVIFPYEKLRDHNTTCYRPKSSSCLVHTKNDLVCSCMLENSLVYTPHNGYVYCITRTSDNLDGNSLLRMRSGEVMSYKQYYKSRYGIDLCFERESLLIGKHIFPVQNCLQRRKKLEERESSNSSVELPPELCVIVMSPISLGTIYSFSYLPSIMHRIECLLIAINLKKLHVDHCTQNVIIPTAKVLEAITTKKCQEKFHLESLETLGDSFLKYAVCQQLFKTYQIQHEGMLSLKKDKLISNAALCKLGCDRKLPGFIRNEPFDPKVWIIPGDRSGQYTLDEEFLSGTRKIFNRGMRKMKGKTVADVVEALIGAFLSTGGEYAALSFMDWLGMKVDFINIPYVRQFPVQPERHVNIKYLESLLNFSFLDPSLLVEALTHGSYMLPEIPRCYQRLEFLGDSVLDYLITLHLYQKYPGLSPGLLTDLRSASVNNDCYARSAVKAGLHKHILQSSQDLHRRIADTVHNLEQLSLATTFGWESETTLPKVLGDVIESIAGGILVDSGYNKDAVFQSMRPLLEPLVTPETLTLNPVRELTELCQREHFTREKPVVSRGRNVTAATVEVNANGVLHKHTSTAPDTKMAKKMASKAVLESLKKSLA